The following nucleotide sequence is from Prosthecodimorpha staleyi.
ATGGCGCGGCGGACCAGGCGGTCGTTGAGCGCCTCGGCCTCGGCGAGTTCGGCCGGATCGGCCGGATCGATGACCAGACCGAGATGGAAGTTGCCGTCGCCGACATGGCCGACCGTGGCGACGAAGAAGCTCGCCCCGGCCACGTCCTCGCGGGTGGCGCGGACGAGTTCGGTCAGGCGCGAGATCGGCACGCAGACATCCGTGCTCCAGACCCGCGCGCCCGGACGCATGCCCTGGATCGCGTAGTGGACATTGTGACGGACATGCCAGAGCCGGTTCAGCGCCTGCTGGCCGGCCGCCCATTCGAAGCCGGCGCCGCCATGGTCGCGGGCGATCTCCTCGACCAGCGCGGCCTGCTCGTCGACGCCGGCCCGGGTGCCCTGGAACTCGAAGAACAGGGTCGGTACCTCGGCGAAGTCCGCCTTGAAGTGCCGATTGACCGCCGCCATCGTGTTGCCGTCGAGCAGTTCGACCCGGCTCACCGGGATGCCGCACTGGATCAGCGTGGTCACGGTCTGGACCGCGTCGGCGATGTCGTCGAAGCGGCAGGTCGCCGCCGAGATCGCCTCCGGGATGCCGTAGAGGCGCACGGTCAGTTCGGTGATGATGCCGAGCGTGCCTTCCGAGCCGACCAGGAGCCGGGTCAGGTCGTAGCCGGCGGAGGATTTGCGCGCCCGACCGCCGGTGCGCACGATGCGGCCGTCGGCCATCACGGCGGTCAATTGCACGACATTCTCGCGCATGGTGCCGTAGCGGACCGCATTGGTGCCGGAGGCGCGCGTCGCCGCCATGCCGCCGAGCGTCGCCTCGGCGCCGGGATCGACCGGGAAGAACAGCCCGGCATCGCGCAGGTGCGTGTTCAGCTGCTGGCGGGTGACGCCGGCCTCGACGGTGGCGTCGAGATCGTCCGGGCGGAACGCCAGGATGCGGTTCATGCCCGACAGGTCGATCGACAGGCCGCCGCGGGTCGCGCCGACATGGCCCTCCAGCGAGGTGCCCGCCCCGAAGGCGACGATCGGGGTCCGATGCTGCGCCGCAAGACGGACGATGGCGGCGACCTCCTCGGTCGAGACCGCGCGGCAGACACCGTCCGGCGGCTCGCCCGGATGCCAGGATTCGCCCCGGCCGTGGCTCTCGCGATCGGCGGCCGACATGGAAAACCGGTTGCCGAGCAAGGCCCTGAGCGCTTCGACGAGGGCCGGATCGAGGGCCGGGCGGGGTTCGGGGACGGCGATGGTCACGTCTCGGCTCGCGGCTGGGTCGGGTCCCGGCGGGAGCGCCGGACCGGGAGAGATTGGCAGCCGGCATCGCGGGCGTCAACGTCTTGTATGTAAGGTTCATGACCTTAGTTACGCTGCAGCGCAGCAGCGGCACCGACCCCAAATGCGCATGCGCCATCGTCCAGGCGCGCGGTCCGGCGACGGCGATCGATCGTCGGTACGCGTTTGTGACGCCGGCTCAGAGCGGCGGGATGTCGCCCCGCGCCCAGCCGGCCTTGACCTCGGCCTTATGGTCCTCGAAGCGGCCGGCCTCGATGGCGGCGCGCAGGCCGGCCATCAGGTCCTGGTAGTAGGACAGGTTGATCCAGGTCAGCAGCATGGCGCCGAGCGCCTCCTCG
It contains:
- a CDS encoding FAD-binding oxidoreductase → MTIAVPEPRPALDPALVEALRALLGNRFSMSAADRESHGRGESWHPGEPPDGVCRAVSTEEVAAIVRLAAQHRTPIVAFGAGTSLEGHVGATRGGLSIDLSGMNRILAFRPDDLDATVEAGVTRQQLNTHLRDAGLFFPVDPGAEATLGGMAATRASGTNAVRYGTMRENVVQLTAVMADGRIVRTGGRARKSSAGYDLTRLLVGSEGTLGIITELTVRLYGIPEAISAATCRFDDIADAVQTVTTLIQCGIPVSRVELLDGNTMAAVNRHFKADFAEVPTLFFEFQGTRAGVDEQAALVEEIARDHGGAGFEWAAGQQALNRLWHVRHNVHYAIQGMRPGARVWSTDVCVPISRLTELVRATREDVAGASFFVATVGHVGDGNFHLGLVIDPADPAELAEAEALNDRLVRRAIAMEGTATGEHGVGSGKRKFMALEHGEGIAVMRAIKQALDPLGILNPGKVLPDPV